The Borreliella afzelii genome contains the following window.
TAAGCATAGATAGTTATCTATAGCTTCAAGCTATTTTTGGCTAATTTATAGGCTTGAATTTTGTTTGCAGAAGAGAGTCCGTAGATATTATCAATCTCAGAAGTTGAGTGATATTTCATAAGTTCTTTAATTTGAAAAGAATTGTAGCCATTGGATTTTAAATTTGAAATAAACAAATTTCTACATAAATGAAGTGATTTATTAGCTTTAAAGCCCGACTTTTTAAGTAAATTTTTAAATTTACTGGAAATATGGATAATGCTAATTTGATTATCTTTAAATTTGTGTTTAGTTTTTTGGAAAAGATAAGTACGTCTAGTATCAAGATTTTTTTCTTCGAAATGATTTTTGTGAGCTATTTGAATAGCGTCAAACTCTTTAGAGTCAATGACAATTTCTCTAATACAAGCGACATTTCTTTTTTTAGCTACATTTACTTTTATATTATAATAAGCTTCTCCAGGTTTATTTGATAACTGGGTAATATCTTGCATTTTTACTTTTTGAATTTCAGTGCCCCTACACCCACTTATTAACAGTAAATGTACAAACCAACCAGATATTGGATCAGTTTGTTTTAATTGTTTAATACATTTTACAATTATTTTGCCAGTTTTCGGAGTTAAGTAAAACTTAGGGCTGGGTTTTGGATTTTCTTTTTTGGGTTTAGTTGAATTTTTTAGAGTATTTTTTAGGATTTTATTTTCATCTATTACTTTTTGATAATCTTTTAATAGTTTGAGAATAAAATCTGTACTACTGTTATTTAAATTAAGATAATTATTAATGTCCATAGAATCCTCTCCTTATAAGTGTTACTTTTAAATTAAGTAAAAGTAATAAAAATATATAAAAATTGCAATTTACATTTTACCAAAAACTAAAAATTTTAGTCAAATTATAGTGCTTCTCATTGCATGGGAAATTTGGCATGTAGAGTGGTTTTATTGGG
Protein-coding sequences here:
- a CDS encoding tyrosine-type recombinase/integrase, whose translation is MDINNYLNLNNSSTDFILKLLKDYQKVIDENKILKNTLKNSTKPKKENPKPSPKFYLTPKTGKIIVKCIKQLKQTDPISGWFVHLLLISGCRGTEIQKVKMQDITQLSNKPGEAYYNIKVNVAKKRNVACIREIVIDSKEFDAIQIAHKNHFEEKNLDTRRTYLFQKTKHKFKDNQISIIHISSKFKNLLKKSGFKANKSLHLCRNLFISNLKSNGYNSFQIKELMKYHSTSEIDNIYGLSSANKIQAYKLAKNSLKL